AGGCGTATCGATCGCGACCGTCTCGCGCGCCTTGAGCGGCAATCGCGGGGTTGGCGCCGAAACGCGCGCCCGCATCGAGGCCCTGGCCCGCTCGCTGAACTACGCGGTCAACGTCGGCGCGCAGAACCTGCGCCTGAAGCAGAACCACACGGTCGCGGTGATCGTGCCCTTCGACGCGATCTCACGCGAGCACCTCTCCGACCCCTTCTTCCTCAGCCTGATCGGCAGCATCGCCGATGCCCTGACCCACAGCGGCTACGACATGCTGCTGTCGCGCATCGATTCCGAGCGGCTCGACCTGGCGGCACACACGATCGAAACCGGCCGTGCCGCGGCCGCCATCCTGATCGGTCAATGGCACAGCCACGACCAGCTCAACGCGATGGCGCAACGGGGCGTGCCTTTCGTCGTCTGGGGCGGCCACATGGCCAGACAGCTCTATGTCACGGTCGGGACCGACAACCTGCACGGCGGCCATCTCGCCGCCACCCACCTGCTCGATCAGGGCGCCAGGCACATCGCCTTCGTCGGCGACCCGGGCCTGCCCGAGATCGCCCAGCGCCGGGCCGGCTACCTGCGCGCCCACCAGGATCGTGGCCTGGAAGCCGACCCACGGCTGATGCGCACCCTGCCCTTCCTCAGCGAACGCATACACGCCGATCTCGAGGCCCTGCTGGCCACCGGCACCCTGCTGGACGGCATCGTCGCAGGCAGCGACCTGTGTGCAATGAGCGCGATCAACACGCTGCGCCGCGCCGGC
This portion of the Leptothrix cholodnii SP-6 genome encodes:
- a CDS encoding LacI family DNA-binding transcriptional regulator; translated protein: MADIARLVGVSIATVSRALSGNRGVGAETRARIEALARSLNYAVNVGAQNLRLKQNHTVAVIVPFDAISREHLSDPFFLSLIGSIADALTHSGYDMLLSRIDSERLDLAAHTIETGRAAAAILIGQWHSHDQLNAMAQRGVPFVVWGGHMARQLYVTVGTDNLHGGHLAATHLLDQGARHIAFVGDPGLPEIAQRRAGYLRAHQDRGLEADPRLMRTLPFLSERIHADLEALLATGTLLDGIVAGSDLCAMSAINTLRRAGRRVPGDVAVVGYDDIELAAHFNPALTTVRQPIAQAGRALVDSVMAMLAGHRPASVILPTELVQRESSRPVRASSLGRAKTGR